The Octadecabacter arcticus 238 genome contains a region encoding:
- a CDS encoding TRAP transporter permease encodes MTTELAERPPMPQPTIATQHILLRVIAVVGIALSLFQLYAAGVQPLGLFFQRPIHLGFVLVLCFLIYPVFGQNHARGALGWAIDGGLIICAVLVGGWVPINIDIIANAIFPRQIDIFIGIVTTLIVLEGARRAVGLGMTIIGATFIVYAFAGSRGELPFLADWMPGILNHRGYSLDRLGSQLTLGAEGIFGLPLGVAATFIFVFVLFGAFLEVTGAGKFFIDLAYASTGRQRGGPAKAAVIASAGMGSISGSAIANVVTTGAFTIPLMKRLGYTPAQAGGIEAAASTGGQIMPPLMGAGAFLISEFTQVPYVDIVIVSIFPAFLYFGAVYLLVHVAAVKQGMTGLSRDQLPKVRAVMADGWHFLLPLVALVWLLVAGYSPMRVGFYAILSVIAAASARALWRYGTDRPTMDGLIALCKRGLSLTAQAMELGARNAVAVSMACAVAGIIVGVVGLTGLGLKFSSMMIAFSGGNIVLALILVLLASLILGMGLPVTAAYIVLIILVGPALTSEFGIPLLIAHLVVFWYSQDSNVTPPVALAAFAGAAISGSKPLETSIQSWKFAKGLYLIPLFMVFNESIILGGPIPLVVWNGFLAIVALTAFAACLEGFLFAPINMLHRLIVVPGVVAVFWPDLLIEGVGAAVLIFVLGLNWAKGRRERSALDLA; translated from the coding sequence ATGACCACCGAACTTGCCGAACGTCCGCCAATGCCGCAGCCGACCATTGCGACACAGCACATCCTGCTGCGGGTGATCGCCGTTGTTGGTATCGCGCTGTCCCTGTTCCAGCTTTATGCAGCGGGCGTTCAGCCGCTTGGCCTGTTCTTTCAGCGGCCGATCCATTTGGGATTTGTGTTGGTGCTGTGCTTTTTGATCTATCCGGTCTTTGGTCAGAACCACGCACGCGGCGCCCTTGGGTGGGCCATCGACGGGGGACTTATCATTTGCGCGGTGTTGGTGGGTGGTTGGGTGCCGATCAACATCGATATCATCGCCAACGCAATCTTCCCGCGTCAGATTGATATCTTCATCGGAATTGTCACGACACTTATCGTCCTTGAAGGCGCGCGGCGCGCGGTCGGCCTCGGTATGACGATCATCGGGGCGACGTTTATCGTCTATGCTTTTGCGGGCAGTCGCGGAGAGTTGCCGTTTCTCGCCGATTGGATGCCAGGAATCCTCAACCATCGGGGCTATTCGCTTGACCGGTTGGGCAGCCAGCTGACCCTTGGTGCCGAAGGCATCTTTGGTCTGCCGCTTGGCGTTGCGGCCACGTTCATTTTTGTCTTCGTTCTGTTTGGCGCGTTCTTGGAAGTCACAGGTGCGGGCAAATTTTTTATCGATCTGGCATATGCATCAACGGGGCGCCAGCGCGGCGGTCCGGCCAAGGCCGCAGTTATCGCATCGGCGGGCATGGGGTCGATCAGCGGATCGGCGATTGCCAATGTGGTGACCACGGGGGCGTTTACAATTCCGCTGATGAAACGCCTTGGATACACGCCAGCGCAGGCGGGCGGGATTGAAGCTGCGGCGTCAACGGGCGGGCAGATCATGCCGCCGCTTATGGGCGCGGGCGCGTTCCTGATTTCCGAATTTACGCAGGTACCCTACGTCGACATCGTGATCGTATCGATTTTTCCGGCCTTCCTGTATTTTGGTGCGGTTTATCTGTTGGTCCACGTTGCAGCCGTCAAACAGGGCATGACTGGATTGTCGCGCGATCAATTGCCAAAGGTGCGGGCTGTTATGGCCGATGGTTGGCATTTTCTATTGCCGCTGGTGGCGCTGGTGTGGTTGCTGGTTGCCGGATATTCGCCGATGCGTGTGGGGTTCTACGCAATTCTGTCAGTGATCGCGGCGGCATCGGCCCGCGCGCTGTGGCGTTATGGAACTGACCGACCGACGATGGATGGTCTTATCGCGCTGTGCAAAAGAGGACTGTCATTGACGGCACAAGCGATGGAACTGGGCGCACGCAATGCGGTCGCGGTGTCGATGGCCTGCGCTGTGGCCGGGATTATCGTCGGCGTTGTCGGCTTGACCGGATTGGGGTTGAAATTCTCGTCGATGATGATCGCGTTTTCTGGTGGTAACATCGTCTTGGCGTTGATCCTCGTGCTTTTGGCAAGTCTGATTCTTGGCATGGGTCTGCCCGTCACAGCAGCTTATATCGTGTTGATCATTCTTGTGGGTCCGGCGTTGACGTCGGAGTTCGGCATTCCGTTATTGATCGCGCATTTGGTGGTGTTCTGGTATTCGCAAGACAGCAACGTGACGCCACCTGTGGCCTTAGCGGCCTTTGCGGGGGCGGCGATTTCAGGGTCCAAACCGTTGGAAACCAGCATCCAGTCGTGGAAATTCGCCAAGGGTCTTTATCTGATCCCGCTGTTTATGGTGTTCAATGAAAGCATTATTCTTGGGGGGCCGATACCGTTGGTCGTCTGGAACGGGTTCCTAGCCATCGTCGCGCTCACGGCTTTCGCGGCTTGCCTGGAAGGGTTCTTGTTCGCGCCGATCAACATGTTGCATCGGCTTATTGTCGTACCTGGTGTGGTTGCGGTGTTCTGGCCCGATCTGCTGATTGAAGGCGTCGGCGCTGCCGTCTTGATTTTTGTGCTGGGCCTGAATTGGGCCAAAGGCCGACGGGAGCGGTCTGCACTAGACTTGGCGTAG